A window from Solanum stenotomum isolate F172 chromosome 5, ASM1918654v1, whole genome shotgun sequence encodes these proteins:
- the LOC125865416 gene encoding probable ADP-ribosylation factor GTPase-activating protein AGD14 isoform X1, which produces MSSRREEERNEKIIRGLLKLPPNRKCINCNSLGPQYVCTNFWTFVCMTCSGIHREFTHRVKSVSMSKFTSQEVEALQQGGNQRAREIYLKSWDPQSQWLPNNSNVDKVREFIKTVYVDKKYAGVQSSDRPPRDTQNLRNHDDDMRRASSYHSYSQSPPYDFQYEERRYGKNAPALSRKPGSDRGLYEGKVSSFLSPSRLSDHMYDDRFGNEGSNPRASDYSVSSGGDPFRSVAQSPNFQRGIGSPLSDTSRDISYEDVRHAKKDAGRILRAQRTASSGSFESFDSNSLSFKSVNSVGLADVTSESKQSIETHSSKLSTFPSLPRSVGPGNPDGPDLFNAPSVAQNAPPTIPTKSHLPVSSPNGSIDLFQPSISTGPIGNSHQPSLTLPPSSLDFFSEVPNLPSAASADEKPSCEVTSKNEGWATFDMQRHAATTGIEQFTLAPTPAYGHTSFDFLPEKTQQQSVTEKSLDVDPERNDGWATFDVPQHVTLPGSNNFTSNKIQLKGDSQPNSDPTFSVMQWPSPIESAPHGPAVRDSTGCALNLSMPAPLHGGVQNVEATPSERSTDLWSAFDVSNDHLALKSLPNSKEQVVMNHDLVDDQYMGLRGVENVATGQSQRAVLDSGYPITSFPSYVSASSSGLSTLPVATGVHSHANEQKSNNPFDLPYDADMECSNMPQYWDMSSLQAALPSDGMSSSFVGGVTESWFLQNPATTYVPAGQHGTLFVSSQPAGNQISNVPTHGQVAPISGNPFA; this is translated from the exons ATGAGTAGCaggagagaagaagagaggaacGAGAAGATAATAAGAGGGCTTCTCAAGCTCCCTCCCAATCGCAAATGCATCAACTGCAATAGCTTG GGTCCCCAGTATGTGTGCACAAACTTTTGGACCTTTGTCTGCATGACATGCAGCGGAATACA TCGTGAGTTTACTCACCGTGTGAAGTCAGTTTCCATGTCTAAGTTTACTTCCCAAGAAGTGGAAGCTCTTCAACAGGGTGGTAATCAG CGGGCCAGAgagatatatttaaaaagttggGACCCACAAAGTCAGTGGCTTCCTAATAACAG CAATGTTGATAAAGTGAGGGAATTTATAAAGACCGTCTATGTTGATAAAAAATATGCTGGGGTGCAGTCCTCTGATAGACCTCCTAGAGATACCCAG AACTTGAGAAACCACGACGATGATATGAGGAGAGCAAGTTCTTATCATTCCTATTCTCAAAGTCCACCATATGACTTTCAGTATGAAGAACGGCGTTATGGGAAAAATGCACCAGCACTCTCTAGAAAGCCAGGATCAGATCGGGGACTTTACGAAGGAAAGGTGTCAAGTTTCTTGAGTCCTAGTCGTTTAAGTGATCATATGTATGATGATAGGTTTGGTAATGAAGGATCTAATCCCAGAGCTTCAGATTACTCTGTGTCTAGTGGAGGTGATCCATTCAGGTCTGTAGCACAGAGTCCCAACTTTCAGAGAGGCATCGGAAGTCCCTTAAGTGACACCTCAAGGGATATTTCATATGAAGATGTACGGCATGCCAAGAAAGATGCTGGAAGAATATTACGAGCACAG AGAACTGCGTCTTCTGGAAGTTTTGAATCCTTTGACAGCAATTCCTTGTCATTCAAGTCTGTAAATTCTGTTGGTTTAGCGGATGTTACTTCAGAATCAAAGCAATCAATAGAGACTCACTCTAGTAAATTGTCAACTTTCCCCTCTTTGCCACGATCAGTGGGACCCGGAAATCCAGATGGCCCTGATCTGTTCAATGCTCCCTCAGTTGCTCAAAACGCTCCACCTACAATTCCAACAAAGTCTCATTTGCCAGTGTCATCACCAAATGGCTCCATAGATTTATTTCAGCCATCTATTTCTACTGGTCCAATTGGTAATTCACATCAACCATCGCTCACTCTCCCACCTTCATCTTTGGACTTTTTCTCGGAGGTGCCAAATTTGCCTTCAGCTGCAAGTGCTGATGAAAAACCATCATGTGAAGTCACTTCCAAAAATGAAGGATGGGCAACATTTGATATGCAGCGGCACGCAGCAACAACAGGCATCGAACAGTTCACCCTGGCACCGACACCTGCTTATGGCCATACTTCTTTTGACTTTTTACCTGAAAAGACACAGCAACAATCGGTCACTGAGAAGTCATTGGATGTGGATCCAGAGAGAAATGATGGATGGGCAACATTTGATGTGCCTCAGCACGTGACACTCCCTGGAAGTAATAACTTTACCTCCAACAAGATTCAATTAAAGGGTGATTCTCAACCGAATTCGGACCCAACTTTCTCTGTCATGCAATGGCCATCACCAATAGAATCTGCTCCTCATGGACCAGCCGTTAGAGACTCCACTGGTTGTGCATTAAATTTATCAATGCCTGCTCCATTACATGGAGGTGTGCAGAATGttgaagcaactccaagtgaaAGAAGTACTGAC TTGTGGAGTGCCTTTGATGTTTCTAATGACCACTTAGCTCTCAAGAGTTTGCCTAATAGTAAGGAACAAGTTGTAATGAACCATGACCTAGTTGATGATCAGTACATGGGCTTAAGAGGAGTAGAG AATGTAGCAACAGGTCAAAGTCAAAGAGCTGTGCTGGATAGTGGATATCCTATTACTAGTTTTCCATCATATGTCAGTGCCTCGTCCTCTGGATTGTCCACTCTTCCTGTAGCG ACAGGAGTGCATTCACATGCAAATGAGCAGAAGTCCAATAACCCATTTGATCTTCCTTACGATGCTGACATGGAATGCAGCAATATG CCACAGTACTGGGACATGAGCTCATTACAGGCTGCATTGCCAAGTGATGGGATGTCATCTTCCTTTGTTGGTGGTGTGACCGAATCTTGGTTTCTTCAGAACCCAGCAACAACTTATGTTCCTGCTGGACAGCATG GGACATTATTTGTTTCCTCACAACCAGCTGGCAATCAAATATC GAATGTGCCGACACATGGGCAAGTTGCTCCTATTAGCGGAAATCCATTTGCATAG
- the LOC125865416 gene encoding probable ADP-ribosylation factor GTPase-activating protein AGD14 isoform X2 translates to MSSRREEERNEKIIRGLLKLPPNRKCINCNSLGPQYVCTNFWTFVCMTCSGIHREFTHRVKSVSMSKFTSQEVEALQQGGNQRAREIYLKSWDPQSQWLPNNSNVDKVREFIKTVYVDKKYAGVQSSDRPPRDTQNLRNHDDDMRRASSYHSYSQSPPYDFQYEERRYGKNAPALSRKPGSDRGLYEGKVSSFLSPSRLSDHMYDDRFGNEGSNPRASDYSVSSGGDPFRSVAQSPNFQRGIGSPLSDTSRDISYEDVRHAKKDAGRILRAQRTASSGSFESFDSNSLSFKSVNSVGLADVTSESKQSIETHSSKLSTFPSLPRSVGPGNPDGPDLFNAPSVAQNAPPTIPTKSHLPVSSPNGSIDLFQPSISTGPIGNSHQPSLTLPPSSLDFFSEVPNLPSAASADEKPSCEVTSKNEGWATFDMQRHAATTGIEQFTLAPTPAYGHTSFDFLPEKTQQQSVTEKSLDVDPERNDGWATFDVPQHVTLPGSNNFTSNKIQLKGDSQPNSDPTFSVMQWPSPIESAPHGPAVRDSTGCALNLSMPAPLHGGVQNVEATPSERSTDLWSAFDVSNDHLALKSLPNSKEQVVMNHDLVDDQYMGLRGVENVATGQSQRAVLDSGYPITSFPSYVSASSSGLSTLPVATGVHSHANEQKSNNPFDLPYDADMECSNMYWDMSSLQAALPSDGMSSSFVGGVTESWFLQNPATTYVPAGQHGTLFVSSQPAGNQISNVPTHGQVAPISGNPFA, encoded by the exons ATGAGTAGCaggagagaagaagagaggaacGAGAAGATAATAAGAGGGCTTCTCAAGCTCCCTCCCAATCGCAAATGCATCAACTGCAATAGCTTG GGTCCCCAGTATGTGTGCACAAACTTTTGGACCTTTGTCTGCATGACATGCAGCGGAATACA TCGTGAGTTTACTCACCGTGTGAAGTCAGTTTCCATGTCTAAGTTTACTTCCCAAGAAGTGGAAGCTCTTCAACAGGGTGGTAATCAG CGGGCCAGAgagatatatttaaaaagttggGACCCACAAAGTCAGTGGCTTCCTAATAACAG CAATGTTGATAAAGTGAGGGAATTTATAAAGACCGTCTATGTTGATAAAAAATATGCTGGGGTGCAGTCCTCTGATAGACCTCCTAGAGATACCCAG AACTTGAGAAACCACGACGATGATATGAGGAGAGCAAGTTCTTATCATTCCTATTCTCAAAGTCCACCATATGACTTTCAGTATGAAGAACGGCGTTATGGGAAAAATGCACCAGCACTCTCTAGAAAGCCAGGATCAGATCGGGGACTTTACGAAGGAAAGGTGTCAAGTTTCTTGAGTCCTAGTCGTTTAAGTGATCATATGTATGATGATAGGTTTGGTAATGAAGGATCTAATCCCAGAGCTTCAGATTACTCTGTGTCTAGTGGAGGTGATCCATTCAGGTCTGTAGCACAGAGTCCCAACTTTCAGAGAGGCATCGGAAGTCCCTTAAGTGACACCTCAAGGGATATTTCATATGAAGATGTACGGCATGCCAAGAAAGATGCTGGAAGAATATTACGAGCACAG AGAACTGCGTCTTCTGGAAGTTTTGAATCCTTTGACAGCAATTCCTTGTCATTCAAGTCTGTAAATTCTGTTGGTTTAGCGGATGTTACTTCAGAATCAAAGCAATCAATAGAGACTCACTCTAGTAAATTGTCAACTTTCCCCTCTTTGCCACGATCAGTGGGACCCGGAAATCCAGATGGCCCTGATCTGTTCAATGCTCCCTCAGTTGCTCAAAACGCTCCACCTACAATTCCAACAAAGTCTCATTTGCCAGTGTCATCACCAAATGGCTCCATAGATTTATTTCAGCCATCTATTTCTACTGGTCCAATTGGTAATTCACATCAACCATCGCTCACTCTCCCACCTTCATCTTTGGACTTTTTCTCGGAGGTGCCAAATTTGCCTTCAGCTGCAAGTGCTGATGAAAAACCATCATGTGAAGTCACTTCCAAAAATGAAGGATGGGCAACATTTGATATGCAGCGGCACGCAGCAACAACAGGCATCGAACAGTTCACCCTGGCACCGACACCTGCTTATGGCCATACTTCTTTTGACTTTTTACCTGAAAAGACACAGCAACAATCGGTCACTGAGAAGTCATTGGATGTGGATCCAGAGAGAAATGATGGATGGGCAACATTTGATGTGCCTCAGCACGTGACACTCCCTGGAAGTAATAACTTTACCTCCAACAAGATTCAATTAAAGGGTGATTCTCAACCGAATTCGGACCCAACTTTCTCTGTCATGCAATGGCCATCACCAATAGAATCTGCTCCTCATGGACCAGCCGTTAGAGACTCCACTGGTTGTGCATTAAATTTATCAATGCCTGCTCCATTACATGGAGGTGTGCAGAATGttgaagcaactccaagtgaaAGAAGTACTGAC TTGTGGAGTGCCTTTGATGTTTCTAATGACCACTTAGCTCTCAAGAGTTTGCCTAATAGTAAGGAACAAGTTGTAATGAACCATGACCTAGTTGATGATCAGTACATGGGCTTAAGAGGAGTAGAG AATGTAGCAACAGGTCAAAGTCAAAGAGCTGTGCTGGATAGTGGATATCCTATTACTAGTTTTCCATCATATGTCAGTGCCTCGTCCTCTGGATTGTCCACTCTTCCTGTAGCG ACAGGAGTGCATTCACATGCAAATGAGCAGAAGTCCAATAACCCATTTGATCTTCCTTACGATGCTGACATGGAATGCAGCAATATG TACTGGGACATGAGCTCATTACAGGCTGCATTGCCAAGTGATGGGATGTCATCTTCCTTTGTTGGTGGTGTGACCGAATCTTGGTTTCTTCAGAACCCAGCAACAACTTATGTTCCTGCTGGACAGCATG GGACATTATTTGTTTCCTCACAACCAGCTGGCAATCAAATATC GAATGTGCCGACACATGGGCAAGTTGCTCCTATTAGCGGAAATCCATTTGCATAG